A genomic region of Dickeya solani IPO 2222 contains the following coding sequences:
- the diaA gene encoding DnaA initiator-associating protein DiaA, which translates to MLERIKVCFTESIQTQIAAAEALPDAISRAALAMVQSLLNGNKILCCGNGTSAANAQHFAASMINRFETERPSLPAIALNADNVVLTAIANDRLHEEVYAKQVRALGQAGDVLLAISTRGNSRDIVKAVEAAVTRDMTIVALTGYDGGELAGLLGQQDVEIRIPSHRSARIQEMHMLTVNCLCDLIDNTLFPHQND; encoded by the coding sequence GTGCTGGAGAGAATTAAAGTCTGTTTCACGGAAAGCATCCAAACCCAAATTGCGGCGGCGGAAGCACTACCGGACGCCATTTCGCGTGCCGCGCTGGCAATGGTGCAGTCGCTACTCAATGGCAACAAAATTCTGTGCTGTGGTAACGGCACCTCTGCCGCCAACGCACAGCATTTTGCCGCCAGTATGATTAATCGTTTTGAAACCGAGCGGCCCAGTCTGCCGGCGATTGCACTTAATGCCGATAACGTGGTCTTAACGGCGATCGCCAACGATCGCCTGCATGAAGAAGTCTATGCCAAGCAGGTACGGGCACTGGGTCAGGCGGGCGACGTGCTGCTGGCGATATCCACGCGCGGCAACAGCCGTGATATCGTCAAAGCGGTGGAAGCCGCCGTCACGCGGGACATGACCATTGTGGCCCTGACCGGCTATGATGGCGGTGAGCTGGCGGGTTTGCTGGGCCAGCAGGATGTAGAAATCCGCATCCCGTCGCACCGTAGCGCCCGTATTCAGGAAATGCATATGCTGACCGTCAACTGTTTGTGCGATTTGATTGATAACACGCTTTTCCCACACCAGAACGATTAA
- a CDS encoding YraN family protein: MNRRITGGRYEQLARRHLERAGLIFVAANVTVRGGELDLIMRDGGTWVFVEVRYRRNSDFGGAAASITRQKQQSLLRAAAVWLCRQGASLDSTDCRFDVLAVTGPQVEWLPNAFGQSE; this comes from the coding sequence CTGAACCGGCGCATCACCGGCGGTCGCTACGAACAACTGGCCCGACGTCATCTCGAACGCGCCGGGCTGATTTTTGTGGCCGCCAACGTGACGGTACGCGGCGGCGAGCTGGACCTGATTATGCGCGATGGCGGCACCTGGGTGTTCGTCGAGGTTCGTTATCGCCGCAACAGTGATTTTGGCGGCGCGGCGGCCAGTATTACCCGGCAAAAACAGCAATCATTGCTGCGCGCCGCAGCGGTATGGCTGTGCCGCCAGGGCGCCAGTCTCGACTCCACCGATTGCCGCTTCGACGTACTGGCCGTAACCGGCCCGCAGGTGGAATGGTTGCCCAACGCGTTTGGGCAGTCTGAGTAA
- the dolP gene encoding division/outer membrane stress-associated lipid-binding lipoprotein — translation MRIYSCIAVLSACLMLQGCIGAVAIGSAAVATKSATDPRTVGTQVDDGTLEVRVSNALSKDTQLSKEARISITAYQGKVLLTGQTPSTELASRAKQIAMGVEGTTEVYNEIRKGTPISLGTASMDTWITTKVRSQLLASDTVKSSNVKVTTENGEVFLLGLVTRREGTSAAQIASKVGGVKHVTTAFSHLD, via the coding sequence ATGAGGATCTACTCTTGCATTGCCGTGCTGTCTGCCTGTCTGATGCTACAGGGCTGTATTGGCGCTGTCGCGATTGGCAGCGCGGCGGTTGCAACCAAATCGGCGACCGATCCACGGACCGTCGGCACTCAGGTCGACGACGGCACGCTGGAAGTCAGGGTATCCAACGCGCTGAGTAAAGACACCCAATTAAGCAAAGAAGCGCGCATCTCCATAACCGCCTATCAGGGTAAAGTGCTGTTGACCGGCCAGACTCCTTCGACCGAACTGGCCAGCCGGGCCAAACAAATCGCCATGGGCGTGGAAGGCACTACCGAGGTTTATAACGAAATCCGCAAAGGCACGCCGATTTCGCTGGGCACCGCGTCCATGGATACCTGGATCACCACCAAAGTGCGTTCTCAGTTGCTGGCCAGCGACACCGTGAAATCCTCCAACGTGAAGGTCACTACCGAAAACGGCGAAGTCTTCCTGTTGGGTCTGGTGACACGTCGTGAAGGCACGTCAGCGGCCCAGATCGCCAGCAAAGTCGGCGGCGTCAAACACGTGACGACCGCGTTCAGCCACCTCGACTAA